A genomic region of Deinococcus sp. KSM4-11 contains the following coding sequences:
- a CDS encoding cation diffusion facilitator family transporter, translated as MSPRPTNILTIALGSIFVALIVLGLKFLAYTMTGSVALYSDALESIINVAAAIAAFIALNVAARPADANHPYGHTKAEYFSAVAEGVLIVLAALSIAREAIPVLLAPKVVDAPYAGILVNLGASAINAVWAALLLRTGRASRSPALLADGRHVMSDVVTSVGVLIGVVAAKLTGISYLDPLLALLVALNILWSGWGLVRESVGGLMDAAVDGKTEGRIRALLAEHGEGALEVHDLRTRHAGRMTFIEFHLVVPGAMSVEAAHAICDRLEDALRAEMPDVSITIHVEPQEKAKHHGVLVL; from the coding sequence GTGAGTCCGCGTCCCACCAACATCCTCACCATCGCCCTGGGCAGCATTTTCGTGGCGCTGATCGTGCTGGGCCTGAAATTTCTCGCCTACACCATGACCGGCAGCGTGGCCCTGTACTCCGACGCCCTGGAGAGCATCATCAACGTGGCGGCGGCGATCGCGGCCTTCATCGCCCTGAACGTCGCAGCCCGCCCGGCCGACGCGAACCACCCATACGGGCACACCAAGGCCGAGTATTTCAGCGCCGTGGCCGAGGGCGTGCTAATCGTCCTGGCCGCTCTGAGTATCGCGCGCGAGGCAATTCCGGTGCTCCTCGCGCCCAAGGTCGTGGACGCGCCGTATGCGGGCATCCTGGTGAACCTCGGGGCGAGCGCCATCAACGCCGTGTGGGCGGCCCTGCTGCTCCGCACCGGCCGGGCTTCACGCTCTCCGGCGCTGCTGGCCGACGGCCGGCACGTCATGAGCGACGTGGTCACCAGCGTGGGCGTGCTGATCGGTGTGGTGGCGGCCAAGCTGACCGGGATTTCCTACCTGGATCCGCTGCTGGCGTTGCTGGTGGCCCTGAACATCCTGTGGAGCGGCTGGGGCCTGGTGCGTGAGAGCGTGGGCGGCCTGATGGACGCCGCCGTGGACGGCAAGACCGAGGGCCGGATTCGCGCGCTGCTGGCCGAGCACGGCGAGGGGGCGCTGGAGGTGCACGACCTGCGCACCCGCCACGCGGGCCGCATGACCTTCATCGAATTCCACCTGGTGGTGCCCGGCGCCATGTCCGTGGAGGCGGCCCACGCGATCTGCGACCGCCTGGAGGACGCCCTGCGTGCCGAGATGCCGGACGTCAGCATCACCATTCACGTGGAACCTCAGGAGAAGGCCAAGCACCATGGCGTGCTGGTGCTGTAA
- the fdhF gene encoding formate dehydrogenase subunit alpha, protein MGEIDVPNDAHIRSTVGPTRPPRGEQVRITVDGAGLDAWSGEPLVDVLNRAQIELAQVCYHPQLGPIQTCDTCSVEIDGKIVRACGTPITAGLVVRTQTIAARAAQRDAYDRIVSNHDLYCTVCDNNNGNCTVHNTLGLLGIHHQTRPFQPKGFEKDESNPFYRYDPDQCILCGRCVEACQNVQVNETLSIDWEAAQPRVLWDGGKPIDESSCVSCGHCITVCPCNALQEKSMLGQAGLFTGIPLPVWNAAIDVVKGVEASAGLKPIMNVSEIESAARDRYIKKTKTVCTYCGVGCSFDVWTDERQILKVEPGQGHANGISTCVKGKFGWDYVNSGDRLTTPLIREGDRFREASWDEALDLVAWRFAEIKAQHGPDALAFVASSKASNEEAFLVQKFARQVIGTNNVDNCSRYCQSPASKGLSLTVGIGGDSGTIRDIENASLVITMGSNTAESHPVLATRIKRAQKLGSLKVIVFDLREHELAKRADQFLRPKPGTDFVWLAAVSKFILDHGLEDKAFLAERVNGLDAFRESIQSFTLEYAEQETGLSAATLEALARQIAAEERVCILWAMGVTQQCGGTDTSAAISNLLLITGNYGKLGTGGYPLRGHNNVQGCSDMGAQPDAVSGYQKIDDDLVVQRHEREWGVTLRPERGLDNTQMIDAALEGKLRAMWITGEEMSLTDANANHLQEGFEALEFLVIQDLYFTNTARFADVIFPAAASLEKEGTFTNTERRIQRLYEVMPPLKGTKPDWQIYMGVADRMGHRWGYTHPSEIMAEIARLTPFFAGVTYERLEGYNTLCWPVAEDGTDQPLLYTERFHFPDGKAQLYAGTYHARHHAPNEEFDLHLNSGRMLEHFHEGNMTFRVEGIAQKAPDSFVEVSPELAAERQIQSGQWVRLVSEYGAVRLQALVTGRVSGHEVFMPMNARKAEDAVNRLTGSGGDSITNTPAYKDTRVRMELLHDVGPNPLPATNPRWGHPTPQSGVEVERKWARPDYVYPGGALPLHGDSLNARADALGADD, encoded by the coding sequence ATGGGCGAAATAGACGTGCCGAACGACGCGCACATCCGTTCGACGGTCGGGCCGACCCGCCCACCGCGCGGCGAACAGGTGAGGATCACGGTGGATGGCGCTGGACTGGACGCATGGAGTGGCGAGCCGCTGGTTGACGTGCTCAACCGCGCGCAGATCGAGCTGGCACAGGTGTGCTACCACCCGCAGCTCGGGCCGATCCAGACGTGCGACACCTGCTCGGTGGAGATCGACGGGAAGATCGTCCGCGCCTGCGGCACGCCCATCACGGCGGGCCTGGTCGTGCGGACGCAGACCATCGCGGCCAGGGCCGCCCAGCGCGACGCGTACGACCGGATCGTGAGCAACCACGACCTGTACTGCACGGTCTGCGACAACAACAACGGCAACTGCACGGTGCACAACACGCTGGGCCTGCTCGGCATCCACCACCAGACGCGGCCCTTCCAGCCGAAGGGGTTCGAGAAGGACGAATCGAACCCGTTTTACCGCTACGATCCGGATCAGTGCATCCTGTGCGGGCGCTGCGTGGAGGCCTGCCAGAACGTACAGGTCAACGAGACCCTGAGCATCGACTGGGAAGCCGCACAGCCGCGCGTGCTGTGGGACGGAGGCAAACCCATCGACGAGTCGAGCTGCGTGAGCTGCGGCCACTGCATCACCGTGTGCCCGTGCAATGCCCTTCAGGAGAAGTCCATGCTGGGCCAGGCGGGGCTGTTCACCGGGATTCCGCTGCCGGTGTGGAACGCCGCGATCGACGTGGTCAAGGGCGTCGAGGCCAGCGCCGGCCTGAAGCCCATCATGAACGTCTCGGAGATCGAGTCGGCGGCGCGTGACCGTTACATCAAGAAAACCAAGACCGTCTGCACGTACTGCGGCGTGGGCTGCTCCTTCGACGTCTGGACAGACGAGCGGCAGATCCTGAAGGTCGAGCCGGGGCAGGGCCATGCGAACGGTATCAGCACGTGCGTGAAGGGCAAGTTCGGCTGGGATTACGTGAACAGCGGCGACCGCCTGACCACGCCCCTGATCCGCGAGGGCGACCGCTTCCGCGAGGCGAGCTGGGACGAGGCGCTCGATCTGGTCGCGTGGCGCTTCGCGGAGATCAAGGCGCAGCACGGGCCGGACGCCCTGGCCTTCGTGGCGAGCAGCAAGGCCAGCAACGAGGAAGCGTTCCTGGTGCAGAAGTTCGCCCGGCAGGTCATCGGGACGAACAACGTGGACAACTGCTCACGGTACTGCCAATCGCCGGCCAGCAAGGGCCTCTCGCTGACGGTGGGCATCGGCGGCGACAGCGGCACCATCAGGGACATCGAGAACGCCTCGCTGGTGATCACGATGGGCAGCAACACTGCCGAGAGCCACCCGGTGCTCGCCACGCGGATCAAGCGGGCACAGAAACTGGGCTCCCTGAAGGTCATCGTGTTCGACCTCCGCGAGCATGAGCTGGCCAAGCGGGCCGATCAGTTCCTGCGGCCCAAGCCCGGCACGGACTTCGTATGGCTGGCGGCCGTGAGCAAATTCATTCTCGACCACGGCCTGGAGGACAAAGCGTTCCTCGCGGAGCGCGTGAACGGACTGGACGCGTTCCGGGAGTCCATCCAGTCGTTCACGCTGGAGTACGCCGAGCAGGAGACCGGTCTCAGTGCCGCAACGCTGGAGGCCCTGGCCCGCCAGATCGCCGCCGAGGAGCGCGTGTGCATCCTGTGGGCCATGGGGGTCACCCAGCAGTGCGGTGGCACGGACACCAGCGCCGCGATCAGCAACCTGCTGCTGATCACCGGGAACTACGGGAAGCTGGGCACGGGCGGCTACCCCCTGCGCGGGCATAACAACGTGCAGGGCTGCAGCGACATGGGCGCGCAGCCGGACGCGGTCAGCGGCTACCAGAAGATCGACGATGACCTGGTCGTGCAACGGCACGAGCGCGAATGGGGCGTCACGCTCCGCCCCGAAAGGGGGCTGGACAACACCCAGATGATCGACGCCGCGCTGGAGGGCAAGCTCAGGGCCATGTGGATCACGGGCGAGGAGATGAGCCTGACCGACGCGAACGCCAACCACCTTCAGGAGGGCTTCGAGGCGCTGGAATTCCTGGTCATCCAGGATCTGTACTTTACGAATACCGCGCGCTTCGCGGACGTGATCTTCCCGGCGGCGGCGTCGCTGGAGAAGGAGGGCACCTTCACGAACACCGAGCGCCGCATCCAGCGCCTGTACGAGGTCATGCCGCCCCTGAAAGGCACCAAGCCCGACTGGCAGATCTACATGGGCGTGGCCGACCGCATGGGCCACCGCTGGGGCTACACGCACCCGTCCGAGATCATGGCTGAGATCGCGCGCCTCACGCCGTTCTTCGCCGGGGTCACCTATGAACGGCTGGAGGGCTACAACACCCTGTGCTGGCCGGTCGCGGAGGACGGCACGGATCAGCCGCTGCTGTACACCGAGCGCTTCCACTTCCCCGACGGCAAGGCCCAGCTGTACGCCGGCACGTACCACGCCCGCCACCACGCCCCGAACGAGGAGTTCGACCTGCACCTGAACTCGGGCCGGATGCTGGAGCACTTCCACGAGGGGAACATGACTTTCCGCGTGGAGGGCATCGCGCAGAAGGCACCGGACTCGTTCGTCGAGGTCAGTCCGGAACTCGCCGCCGAACGTCAGATCCAGAGCGGCCAGTGGGTGCGGCTGGTCAGCGAGTACGGCGCGGTGCGTTTGCAGGCCCTGGTCACCGGCCGGGTCAGCGGCCACGAGGTTTTCATGCCGATGAACGCCCGCAAGGCCGAGGACGCCGTGAACCGCCTCACCGGCAGTGGCGGGGACTCGATCACGAACACGCCCGCGTACAAGGACACCCGCGTCCGCATGGAGCTGCTGCACGACGTCGGCCCCAACCCGCTGCCCGCCACGAATCCCCGCTGGGGCCACCCGACCCCGCAGTCAGGCGTCGAGGTCGAGCGCAAGTGGGCTCGGCCGGATTACGTGTATCCCGGCGGGGCGCTGCCCCTGCACGGCGACAGTCTGAATGCCCGTGCCGATGCCCTCGGCGCGGACGACTGA
- a CDS encoding DUF1641 domain-containing protein: protein MAKPLEFTPRVPTPQEQLHSEVEDSTDALLEGLYVLRQLHEHGVLDVLGKTVRGGEGLVASLLHITGGESGTTVLRNATEVGKTLSALNPGEVSLLGNAVVTGLNQGARHVAAGKGVGLGELLGLLKDRDVQVALGAVFAVLKGAGRALREANGEVGQLPNQAEVDR, encoded by the coding sequence ATGGCGAAACCACTTGAATTCACCCCCCGCGTTCCCACCCCGCAGGAACAACTGCACTCGGAGGTCGAGGACTCCACCGACGCGCTCCTCGAGGGGCTGTACGTGCTGCGGCAGTTGCACGAGCACGGCGTGCTGGACGTGCTGGGCAAGACCGTGCGCGGTGGCGAGGGACTGGTCGCCTCGCTGCTGCACATCACGGGCGGCGAGAGCGGCACCACCGTGCTGCGCAACGCCACGGAAGTCGGCAAAACGCTGTCGGCACTCAACCCGGGCGAGGTCAGCCTGCTGGGGAATGCCGTGGTCACCGGCCTGAATCAGGGAGCGCGGCATGTGGCGGCGGGCAAGGGCGTGGGCCTGGGCGAGTTGCTCGGCCTCCTGAAAGACCGGGACGTGCAGGTGGCGCTCGGCGCCGTGTTCGCCGTTCTCAAGGGTGCGGGCCGCGCGCTGCGGGAGGCGAACGGCGAGGTGGGACAGCTGCCGAATCAGGCCGAGGTCGACCGCTGA
- a CDS encoding formate dehydrogenase accessory sulfurtransferase FdhD: MLYRAESWLDRHDAVAVEEPLELRLHTPDGLLPLGVLMRTPGHDQELLLGWLISEGLLPTRFTLEADPENSNVWHLHTPEHARLAAGARLTVSSSACGVCGSGNVEQLLGRAPPPLWTAEPVRAAWLLGLPRTLLAAQPGFTATGGLHGAALFTAAGELLCAREDVGRHNAVDKVVGWAAHRLPLVNYVLVVSSRAGFEIVQKAVTAGIGVVVAVGAATSLAVDTATAFGVSLCGFTREGRMTVYSQVDRISS, encoded by the coding sequence ATGCTGTACCGCGCTGAAAGCTGGCTGGATCGGCACGATGCGGTGGCCGTCGAGGAACCCCTGGAACTGCGCCTCCACACGCCGGACGGTCTGCTTCCACTGGGGGTACTGATGAGGACGCCCGGCCATGATCAGGAACTGCTGCTGGGGTGGCTGATCTCCGAGGGGCTGCTACCCACCCGGTTCACCCTGGAGGCCGATCCCGAGAATTCCAACGTCTGGCACCTGCACACGCCGGAGCATGCACGCCTGGCCGCGGGCGCCCGCCTGACGGTGTCGTCGAGTGCGTGCGGCGTGTGCGGCAGCGGCAATGTGGAACAGCTCCTCGGCCGCGCGCCTCCCCCACTGTGGACGGCAGAGCCAGTCAGGGCGGCGTGGCTGCTCGGGCTGCCCAGAACATTGCTGGCTGCGCAGCCCGGCTTCACGGCTACCGGAGGCCTGCACGGTGCGGCCCTCTTTACAGCGGCGGGCGAGTTGCTGTGTGCCAGGGAGGACGTGGGCCGCCATAACGCCGTCGACAAGGTGGTGGGCTGGGCCGCGCACCGGTTGCCCCTGGTGAATTACGTCCTGGTCGTCAGCAGCCGGGCGGGCTTTGAGATTGTCCAGAAGGCCGTGACGGCCGGAATTGGCGTGGTCGTGGCCGTCGGCGCGGCCACCAGCCTCGCTGTGGACACGGCGACGGCCTTCGGCGTGAGTCTGTGCGGCTTCACCAGGGAGGGCCGGATGACGGTCTATTCGCAGGTTGACCGGATTTCTTCATGA